CGTATACCCGGACCTTAGCCACTTCGCTCCTTCTAGGTCCGGGTTGTCCACCGGACCGTCGCTACTTCATGGGCGTACTCATCGCGTACTCATCGAGTGCTCATCGCAATCTCGACCTACTTCCGACTCGCGAGGTACCTGACCGCACGGTTTTCCGTGCGCTGTGCGTTCGTGCTGTGCGTTATTGCATGGGCGGCTTCAACCGGCGCCCCGTTCGAGGAACCGACGCAACTCCGTCGAATCGAACGGTCCCCGGCCCCGAAAGGCCCGGGGGAACGCCCGGCGGCGAACCGCCAGGTCGAGGCAGACCAATGTGGGGTGCACGTACGCACCCCGGCCGGGCAGCGTACCGCGAGGATCGGGGGCACACTCACCCTCGATCGCCACGATGCGCAGCAAATCGCCCTTGGCCGCTCGCTCCCGGCATCCCAGACAGGTGCGCTCAGGGCATGCCCGGGCATGCGTCCGGCCAGACACTGCTTAAGTCTACCTCCCCGCACCGACCCGACCCCGATGGGGTAAAGGCCGGAGCGCTGCTCAGAATTCCCGGTCGGGCGCCGCGACACCACCGATTTTCCGGAGTGCGCGACGCCCGTCGATCACTGTGGGTGATCTAGTCCTGCGGTGAGTGCTCGGTGTCCGGGCGGATGTCGATCCGCCAGCCCGTGAGGCGGGCGGCGAGCCGGGCGTTCTGCCCTTCCTTGCCGATGGCCAGTGACAGCTGGTAATCGGGGACGGTGACCCGGGCGGACCGCGCCGCCAGGTCCACGACCTCGACCTTGCTGACCCGGGCCGGCGACAGCGCGTTGGCGACCAGCTCGGCCGGGTCGTCCGACCAGTCCACGATGTCGATCTTCTCGCCGTGCAGCTCGGCCATCACCGCGCGCACCCGGCCGCCCATCGGGCCGATGCACGCGCCCTTGGGGTTGAGCCCCGAACGGGTGGACCGCACGGCGATCTTCGTACGGTGCCCGGCCTCGCGGGCGATGGCCGCGATCTCCACCGACCCGTCCGCGATCTCCGGCACCTCCATGGCGAACAGCTTCTTCACCAGATTGGGATGTGTCCGCGACAGCGTCACGGACGGCCCGCGGACGCCCTTGACCACCCGGACGACGTACGACCGCAGCCGCGTGCCGTGGGCGTAGTCCTCGCCGGGAACCTGCTCCTGCACCGGCAGGATCGCTTCCAGGCGGCCGATGTCGACCAGGACGTTCTTGGGGTCCTTGCCCTGCTGGACGACGCCGGTGACGACATCGCCCTCCCGTCCGGCGTACTCGCCGAACGTGATCTCCTCCTCGGCGTCCCGCAGCCGCTGCAGGATGACCTGCTTGGCGGTGGTCGCCGCGATCCGGCCGAAGCCCGAGGGGGTGTCGTCGAACTCGCGCGGCTCGGCGCCCTCCTCCAGGTCCTCCGGGTCCTCCTTGGCCCACACCGTCACATGACCGGTGCTGCGGTCCAGCTCCACCCGCGCCCGACGGCGGCTGCCCTCGGTGCGGTGGTAAGCGATGAGGAGGGCCGACTCGATCGCCTCGACCAGCAGGTCGAACGAGATCTCCTTCTCCCGCACCAGCCCCCGCAGGGCACTCATGTCGATGTCCACGGCTACGCCTCCTCCTTGTTCTCGTCGATCTTCTCGTCGTGCTGCGCGTCGCGCTTGTCGGACTTGCGGTTGAACTCCAGCTCGACACGCGCCTTGGCGATCTCGTCGAAGGAGACCCGGCGGGCGGTCGGCTTGCGGCCCTTCACACCCGGCACCTCGAGGTCCAGTCCGTCCTCGTCGACGGCGATGATCCGGGCGACCAGCTCTCCGGACCCTGCTGCGTCGGTCAGTTGGGCCTTGATGAGGCGGCCGACGGCGCGGCGGTAGTGCCGCAGCTCGGTCAGCGGCCGGTCGGCGCCCGGGGAGGTCACTTCGAGGGTGTAGGGCGCGCCGCCCATCACCTCGGTGTCGTCCAGGACCTGCGACGCCTCGCGGCTCAGCTCGGCGCACTCGTCCAGCTGGACGCCCTCGTCGGAATCGACCACGATCCTCAGCACCCGCCGCTTTCCCGCCGGTGTCACCTCGATCTCTTCCAGATCCAGGTCTCGCGCGGCGACGAGCGGTTCAAGCAGTCCGCGCAGCCTCTCGCTCTGGGTGGTGCTCATCCGGGTGACTCCTCGGCCGCGTGTGCTGTTGTGGGTAGGTCGCGTGTCGGGTCAAAGCCTATCGGTTCCGGCGGGGTACTGACGATTCGGTGGGTGGTCACGGATACTCTCGCCTGCGGTGATCACTACGAAAGACCCCGGGAAGTGCAACGTGCCGAAAGTGGCGCTCTCACGCAGAAGGACCCTGCTGGCCGGCGCCGCCCTCGGGGGCGCGGCGCTGCTCACCGGATGCTCCTCGAACGACGGCCCCGACCGGGGCGAGGACTCCTCCGCCGCCGAACGACTGCGCGAGCGCTCCGCCCGCGACAGCACGGCCCTGCTGGCGCGCTACGACGCGACGCTGGCCGCCCACCCCGCGCTGGCGGAACGGCTGCGCCCGCTGCGCTCCGAAGTCGCCCGGCACGCCCGGGCGTTCACCGAGCACCGTGCCGCCCCGTCCCCCAGCGGCTCCCCCGCCAAGGGCCGGGCGCACGAGGCCGCCACGCCCGCCGTGCCGCACGACGAGAAGGCCGCCCGGAGCGCGCTGGCCGAGGCGGAGCGCAAGCTCGCCGACGTCCGGACCCAGGAACTGCTCGCCGCGCCGCCGGAGCTGGCCCGGCTGCTCGCCTCGGTGGCCGCGGCCGGCGCGGCCCACGCGTACCTGCTCGCCGAACCGGCCGGGTGACGTCCGCCGGACGACGGCACCCGGCACGGCACGACGCACGGCACCGACCAGCGAAGGGGCGCACCCATGAGCACGCAAACGGCTCACCAGGCGATGAAGAAGCGGGACGACGCGGAGGACGCGGACGGCACGGACGAGATGACGGCGGTACAGGCGGCACTGGCCGCCGAGCACGCCGCGGTCTACGGGTACGGCGTGGTCGGTGGCCGGATCTCCGCCGGCCGGCGCGCGGAGGCGCTGGCGGCGTACGACGCGCATCGCGCGCGCCGGGACGCGCTGCACCGGGAGGTGCGCGACCTGGGCGGCACCCCCCAGGCCGCGGCCGCCGCGTACGAGCTGCCGTTCCCGGTTCCGGACGCGGCCGCCGCGGTCCGGCTGGCGGCGGAGCTGGAGGACCGGCTGGCGGCCGTCTACGCCGACCTCGTACGGGCCGGCGGCCGGGCGCGGCGGCGGGAGGCGGCCGGCGCGCTGCGGGAGGCCGCGGTGCGGGCGGTGCGCTGGCGCGGCAGCGGCGTAGCCTTCCCTGGGCTCGTGGAGCGGGCCGCGGCGGCCGCTCCGGCCGGCTCCGAGGACGCTTCCGCGGGCGCACTCTGACCGACCGCCGGGGGCCTTCGCCCAGGACGACGTGGTGGGCGGGCGCGGGATCGCGCGTCCGCCGCACTTGAAGGGACAGCTCGACCATGGCAACGGCACCCATCGAACCGCCGCAGCGGTTGGTGAGTTCGCTGAGCAGCGATCCGGACAGCGCCGCACAGGAGTGGCTGCGGGCACTGCCGACGCTGGTTCAGCAGCGCCTGGACGCCTGGGAGCTGACGCTGGAGCGGGTGCACGCGCCCGGTGGCCGCAGCAGCCTGGTCGCGCTCGTGCGGCAGCAGGACGGCACCCCGGCGGCGCTGAAGCTGCCGGTGCCGGGCGCGGGCTCCGCGCAGCAGGCGGCCGCGCTGACGGTGTGGGACGGCTGGGGCGCGGTGCGGCTGCTGCGCTCCGACGACGGCAGCGGCGCGCTGCTGCTGGAGCGGCTCCGGAGCGCGGTGTCGCTGCGCTCCCTGCCGGAGGCCAAGGCGCTGCTGGAGGCGGCCGGCACGGTGCGCCGGCTGTGGGTGCCGCCCGGCGCGGGGCACCCGTTCGAGACCGTGGCCGGCCGTACGGAGGACGCGGCGGAGGCGCTGCGGACCGCCGGGGCGAACGTCCGGGCGGCCGCGCCGCTGGTGGACGAGGCGCTGGAGCTGCGCCGCGCCCTGCCGGCCGGCTCCGACGAGGAGTTCCTGCTGCACGGTGCCTTCCGGCAGGGCAAGGTGCTGGCCGGCGAGCGGGCGCCGTGGCTGGCGACCGGGCCCGCGCCGGTGGTCGGCGAGCGGGCGTACGACCTGGCGGCGCTGGTGCTGGACCGGTTCGAGGACGTGATGGCCGGCTCCGGCGCGGCCGCCGCGGCCCGCCGCCGGGTCGCCAAGCTCGCCGACGCCCTGGAGGTGGACCGCGACCGGCTGCGCGACTGGACACTCTACCGGGCGGTGGACACCGGCGTCCGTGAGGTCGCCGCCGGCGACCGTCAGCGCGGCGAACTGCTGCTGGAGTTCGCGGCCTGGCTGTAAGCGAACGCGAACGGGCCGGCCGGGGCGTTCCCCGGCCGGCCCGTTCGCGGTGACTCAGGCGCCGAGTCGCGCGACCGCTTCCTCGACCGTGAGCTCCTCGCGCTCGCCGGTGCGGCGGTCCTTGACCTCGACGACGCCCTCGCCGGCGCGACGGCCGGCGACCACGATGGTCGGAATGCCCAGCAGCTCGGCGTCGGTGAACTTCACGCCGGGCGAGACGCCGGCGCGGTCGTCGACCAGCACCCGCAGGCCCGCGGCGCCGAGCCGCTCGCCGACCTCCAGTGCGAGCTCGGTCTGCGTGGCCTTGCCGGCCGCGACGACGTGCACGTCGGCCGGCGCGATCTCGCGCGGCCAGCACAGGCCCTTGTCGTCGTGGGTCTGCTCGGCGAGCGCGGCCACCGCACGGGAGACCCCGATGCCGTACGAGCCCATGGTGACCCGCACCGGCTTGCCGTTCTGGCCGAGGACGTCGAGCTCGAAGGCGTCGGCGTACTTGCGGCCGAGCTGGAAGATGTGGCCGATCTCGATGGCGCGGTCGATCTTCAGGCCGGTGCCGCACTTCGGGCAGGGGTCACCGGGCTCGACGACGACCACGTCGAGGTAGTCGTCGACCTCGAAGTCCCGGCCCACGACGACGTTGCGGGCGTGCTTGCCCTCCTTGTTGGCGCCGGTGATCCAGGCCGTGCCGGGGGCGACGCGGGGGTCGGCGAGGTAGCGGAACGCCTTGCCGGCCAGGCCCTGCGGGCCGACGTAGCCGCGGACCAGCTCCGGGCGGTCGGTGAAGTCCTCGGCGGTGACCAGCTCGACGGTGGCCGGCGCGAGGTGCTCGCCCAGCTTGCCGAGGTCGACCTCGCGGTCGCCGGGCACGCCCACCGCGACGATCTCCCCGTCGACCTTGACCAGCAGGTTCTTCAGGGTCGCGGAGGCCGGTACGCCGAGGTGCTCGGCGAGCGTCTCGATGGTCGGGGTGTCGGGGGTGTCCAGCTCCTCGACGGGGCCGTGGGCAGCGCCGTCGGCGGGCTCGACCTTGACCGTGACGGCCTCGGTGTTGGCGGCGTAGTCGCAGCTCGGGCAGTCGACGAAGGTGTCCTCGCCGGCCGCGGCGGGCGCCAGGAACTCCTCGGAGGCGGAGCCGCCCATCGCGCCGGAGACGGCGGAGACGATGCGGTAGTCCAGGCCCAGGCGCTGGAAGATCTTCTGGTACGCCTCGCGGTGCAGCGCGTAGGACTGCGCCAGGCCCTCGTCGGTGGTGTCGAAGCTGTACGAGTCCTTCATGTGGAACTCGCGGCCGCGCAGCACGCCGGAGCGGGGGCGGGCCTCGTCGCGGTACTTGATCTGGATCTGGTAGAGGATCACCGGCAGGTCCTTGTAGGACGTGCACTGGTCCTTGACCGTGAGGGTGAAGATCTCCTCGTGGGTGGGGCCGAGGAGGTAGTCGGCGCCCTTGCGGTCCTTGAGGCGGAAGAGCAGGTCCCCGTACTCCTCCCAGCGGCCGCTGGTCTCGTAGGGCTCCTTGGGCAGCAGGGCCGGCAGCAGGACTTCCTGGCCGCCGATCGCGTCCATCTCCTCGCGCACGACGCGGGAGACGTTCTCCAGGACCTTCATGCCCAGCGGCAGCCACGTCCAGATGCCGGCGGAGGAGCGGCGGACGTACCCGGCGCGGACGAGCAGCTTGTGGCTGGCGGTCTCGGCGTCGGCCGGGTCGTCGCGCAGTGTCTTGATCATCAAGCGGGACATGCGCTGGACCTGTGCGGCGTTGGCCATGGGAGTTTCTCCTGCGTAAGAAAGGTGACTCCCTGGAGGTTAGCCGCCCGGGCGCGGCACACGGAAATGGGTTGCGGCCCGGGCGGGCGCTCAGTGGCGCTTGAGCGGCAGCGGCGCGCCCATCACGGCGTACGGCGTCGGCGCGCTCGGGAACAGCACCCGGCGGGCGATGTCGCGGTAGCCGAGCGAGCGGTACAGCGCGCGGGCCGGGCTCTCCACGTCGATGGCCGACAGGATGGAGCGCGGCTGGGTCGCCTCGTCGGTGATGCGGGTGATCAGCGACCGTCCGATGCCCCGGCCCTGGTAGGCGGGGTGGACGTGCAGCTCGGTGATGGTGAAGGAGTCGTCGAGCCAGTGGTCGATGCCCTGGCTGCGCAGGTACGGCTCGACGACGGTGGACCACCAGTGGGTGCGGTCGTTGGGCATGCCGTAGACGAAGCCGATGAGCCGGCCCGCGGGGGTGGTGGCGCCGAGGGCGCGGGCGCCGGGGCAGCCGAAGTGCCGCAGGACGATGTGCCGGCGCACGGCGATCTCGTCGTCGCTCAGTCCGAAGGCGAGCGCCTGGACGGCGAGCGCGTCGTCCACGCGGGCAGCGAGATCGAGGGGGCCGACCGCGACGTCATCCATGGTCGGAGCGTACAAGGCCGCGGGCCGGAACAGTACGCCCGCGGCGGGTCAGAACAGCACGCTCATGAACGCGCCGACCTCTTCGAAGCCCACCCTGCGGTAGGAGGCGCGGGCGGCGGTGTTGAAGTCGTTGACGTAGAGGCTGACGACCGGGGCGACATCGCTGAGCGCGTAGCGCAGCACGGCGGCCATGCCGGTCTCCGACAGGCCCTTGCCCCGGTAGGCGGGGTCGACCCAGACGCCCTGGATCTGGCAGGCCCGTTGGGTGGCGGCGCCGATCTCCGCCTTGAAGATGACCTTGCCGTCCTCGACGCGGGCGAACGAGCGGCCGGCGCCGACGAGTTCGGCGACGCGGGCCTGGTAGAGCAGACCGCCGTCGCCGGCCATCGGGGAGATGCCGACCTCCTCGGTGAACATGGCCACGCACGCCGGCATGATCAGGTCCATCTCGTTCTTGCGGATGCGCCGGACGTACGGGTCGGGGGCGATCTCGGCGGACGGTGCGGTGGTGACCATCAGGGGCTGGTGGGCGCGGATCTCGCGGGCCGGTCCCCAGGCGGGCTCCAGCAGCGACCACAGCTCGGAGGTGGGTCCGGCGGGGCCGACGATGGAGGAGCAGCGGCGGCCCTGCCGTCGGGCGCGCTCGGCGAAGCCGCGGACGGCTTCGGGGGTGGCGCAGACGGGGACGAGGTTGGCGCCGGCGTAGCAGAGGGACTCCAGGCGGCCGTCGGCGTACCAGCCCCACATCTCGCCGCCCAGCCGCCAGGGGTCGAGGCCGGCGATCTGGACGCGGGCGGCGACGAAGGCGTTGGCGACCGGGTCGCGGTCGAGCACCGCGAGCGCGTCGTCGAGTTCCCCGGGCTCGAGGACCTTGATGGCGGGGGTCGTCAGCACGTCTCGGAATGCCTCACCGGTACGGGCCTGGGAGGCCAGGCGGGAGCAGGTCCTGGCACTTTACCTCCACCCGCGCGGGAGCACCCGGCCCGCGGGGGCGGCGAACGCCGGGGAGGGGGCGGCACCGGCCGGGGAAGCCGTGAGCCCCGCGGCCCGGGGCGGGCGGCGGGGCTCGGAAGCGGTGGGCGGGCGGCTGGTCAGCCGGCGGCGGTGACGACCGGCTCGCCGGAGGCGACGCCGTCCTTCTCCATCTGCTCGGCGATCTTCAGGGCCTCTTCGATCAGGGTCTCGACGATCTTCGACTCGGGGACGGTCTTGATGACCTCGCCCTTGACGAAGATCTGGCCCTTGCCGTTGCCGGAGGCGACGCCGAGGTCGGCCTCGCGGGCCTCGCCGGGGCCGTTGACGACGCAGCCCATGACGGCGACGCGCAGCGGCACCTCCATGCCCTCCAGGCCCGCGGTGACCTCGTCGGCGAGCTTGTAGACGTCGACCTGGGCGCGGCCGCAGGACGGGCAGGAGACGATCTCCAGCCGGCGCTGGCGGAGGTTGAGCGACTCCAGGATGGAGATGCCGACCTTGACCTCCTCGGCGGGCGGCGCGGAGAGCGAGACGCGGATGGTGTCGCCGATGCCCTCGCTGAGCAGCGCGCCGAAGGCGACCGCGGACTTGATCGTGCCCTGGAAGGCGGGGCCGGCCTCGGTGACGCCGAGGTGGAGGGGGTAGTCGCACTGGGCGGCGAGCTGGCGGTAGGCGTTGACCATCACGACCGGGTCGTTGTGCTTGACCGAGATCTTGATGTCGCGGAAGCCGTGCTCCTCGAAGAGGGACGCCTCCCACAGCGCGGACTCGACCAGCGCCTCGGGGGTGGCCTTGCCGTACTTCTGCAGCAGGCGGCGGTCGAGGGAGCCGGCGTTCACGCCGATGCGGATCGGGGTGCCGGCGTCCCCGGCGGCCTTCGCGATCTCCTTGACCTTGTCGTCGAACTGCTTGATGTTGCCGGGGTTCACGCGGACCGCGGCGCAGCCGGCGTCGATGGCGGCGAAGACGTACTTCGGCTGGAAGTGGATGTCCGCGATGACCGGAATCTGAGACTTCCGGGCGATCACCGGCAGGGCGTCGGCGTCGTCCTGGGTCGGGCAGGCGACCCGGACGATCTGGCAGCCGGAGGCCGTCAGCTCGGCGATCTGCTGCAGCGTGGCGCCGATGTCGGACGTCCGCGTGGTCGTCATCGACTGCACCGAGACCGGTGCGTCTCCGCCCACGGCGACCGGACCGACGTGGATCTTGCGGCTGACCCGGCGGTCGGCCAGCTTCGTCGGTACGTCCGGCATTCCCAGTGAAATGGCAGTCATCTGGCGAGCAACCCCAAGGTGTGGATCAAGGTCCCGAATCGGCGGGCTCCGGGTTTCGAGATTACGGCACCGGTATTGCGATAGGCACATCGCGCCCCCGCGGACCCCCGAAAGAGGACGGCCGGACACCTCCAAACGCCACGGAGGTGCCCGGCCGTCGCCAAACCTTCTTTCAGGTCAATTTCACCGGATTCACCACGTCAGCGACGAGCACCAGCAGCGTGAAGCAGATGAAGATCCCGGCGACGACGTAGGCGACCGGCATGAGCTTGGCCACGTCGAAGGGGCCGGGGTCCGGCCTCCGGACGATCTTGGCGAAGGCCCGGCGGATGGCTTCCCACACGGCGCCGGCGATGTGCCCGCCGTCCAGCGGGAGCAGCGGCAGCATGTTGAACAGGAACAGCGAGAGGTTGAACCCCGCGACGAGGAAGAGCATCGTCGCGACCCGCTGCTCCGGCGGGATGTTCAGCGAGAAGACCTCACCGCCGACCCGTGCGGCGCCGACCACGCCCATCGGGGAGTCCTGCTTGCGCTCGCCGCCGTTGAAGGCCGCGTTCCACAGGTCCGGGACCTTGGCGGGCAGGTTGACCAGGGACGAGACGCCCTGCTCGACCATGTTGCCCATGCGGTCGACGGACTGGCCGAAGGACTGCTGGACGACGCCACTGGCGGGCGTGAAGCCGAGGAAGCCGGCGGTGACGAACTGCCCGGGGAGGTAGCCGCCGTGCCCGTCGGTCTTGGCGACCTTGTTCTCGATCAGGTCGGCGTGCAGCGTCCGGCGCGCGCCGTGCCGCTCGACGACCAGCGTCGCGGGCCCGGTGGTGTCGCGGATCTGCTGCTGGAGGGTGCCCCAGTCGGGGACGGCGTGCCCGTTGAACGAGACGATCTTGTCGCCGGCCCGCAGGCCCGCGGCCTTGGCCGGGGAGTCCTTGGCGCCTTGCGGGCACTTGTCGGTCTTGGCGGCGGCCGAGATGACGCAGTCCGAGACGGAGCCGACCTGGGTGGTCTGGGTGTTGATGCCGAAGCCCATCAGCACGCTCATGAAGATCACGACCGCGAGGATCAGGTTCATGAACGGCCCCGCGAACATCACGATGACGCGCTTCCACGGCTTGCGGGTGTAGAAGAGCCGCTTCTCGTCGCCGGGCTGCAGCTCCTCGAAGGCCGCCGACCGGGCGTCCTCGATCATCCCGCGGAACGGTGACGTGGAGCGGGCCTGCAGCTTTCCGTCGTCGCCGGGCGGGAACATCCCGATCATGCGGATGTAGCCGCCGAGCGGGATGGCCTTGATGCCGTACTCGGTGTCGCCCTTGCGGCGGGAGAAGATCGTCGGCCCGAAGCCCACCATGTACTGGGGCACGCGGATGCCGAACATCTTGGCCGTCGAGAGGTGGCCGAGCTCGTGCCAGGCGATGGAGAACAGCAGGCCGACGACGAAGACGACTATGCCGAGGATGGTCATCCAGGTCGTCATGCGCGAGCCTCCGAGGGTGTCCGTGCCGCACGGGCGGCCAGTTCGCGGGCGCGGGCGCGCGCCCAGGTCTCCGCTTCCAGGACGTCCGCGACGGTCAGGGAAGTTCCCCGGGCGGGCTTACCGTGTTCAGCGACCACATCGGCGACCGTATCCACAATCCCTGTGAACGGCAGTCCGCCCTTGAGGAATGCGTCAACACATTCCTCGTTCGCGGCGTTGAAGACGGCCGGCGCGGTACCGCCCAGCTCGCCGACGTGGCAGGCCAGCGGGACGGACGGGAAGGCGGACGCGTCGAGCGGGAAGAACTCCCAGGTCCGGGCCGTGGTCCAGTCCACCCCCGGGGCGGCGTCCGGGACCCGCTCGGGCCAGCCGATCCCCAGCGCGATCGGCATCCGCATGTCGGGCGGGCTGGCCTGCGCGAGGGTGGAGCCGTCGGTGAACTCCACCATCGAGTGGATGTAGGACTGCGGGTGGACGACGACCTCGATGCGGTCGAACGGGACGTCGAAGAGCAGATGCGCCTCGATGACCTCCAGGCCCTTGTTGACCAGGGTCGCGGAGTTGATGGTGACGACCGGGCCCATGGACCAGGTGGGGTGGGCCAGCGCCTGCTCGGGGGTGACCTCGGCCAGCTCGCGCTTCGTACGGCCGCGGAACGGGCCTCCGGAGGCGGTGACGACGAGCTTGCGGACCTCGGCGCGCTCGCCGCCGGCCAGGGCCTGGAAGAGCGCGGAGTGCTCGGAGTCGACGGGGATGATCTGGCCGGGCTTCGCGACGGCCTTGACCAGTGGGCCGCCGACGATCAGCGACTCCTTGTTGGCGAGCGCCAGCACCCGGCCGGCCTTCAGGGCGGCCAGGGTCGGCGCGAGGCCGATGGAGCCGGTGATGCCGTTGAGGACGGTGTGGCACTCGGAGGCGGCCAGCTCGGTGGCCGCGTCGGGGCCGGCCAGGATCTCGGGCAGCGGCTCGCCCGCGCCGTACCGCTCGGCCAGCGCCGCGCGCAGGGCCGGCAGCGCGTCCTCGCGCGCCACCGCCACAGTGTCCACCCGCAGCTGGTGCGCCTGCTCGGCCAGCAGGTCGGTCCGCCCGCCGGCGGCGGAGAGCGCGGTCACCCGGAAGCGGTCGGGGTTGCGCCGCACGATGTCGATCGCCTGGGTGCCGATCGACCCGGTGGAGCCGAGGATCACGATGCCGCGCGGGCCGTCGGGGGCGCCGGAGGCCGGCTCGAAGCGCAGGTGCGGATGGGCGAGGGAGTCCGTCATGCGGTCCATTGTGGCCGGTCGCCGGGGTGGCGTGGACACGGAGGGCGCGGAGCGGGGCCCGTACGGCGGATCTTCGCCGTACGGGCCCCGCGGCGCGCGGTCGCGGAGCGGCTCAGCGGATCGGGCGGCGGACGTTGTCCGCCCCGCTCGGGCCCGGGGTGGCGTCGGCGATCCAGGGGCCCTCGCCGCTGGGGTCGACGATGCCCTCCTCCAGCCAGGTGTAGCTGCCGTCGAGGACCCCGGAGACGACCTTGCGGTCGAGTTCGTCGGTGTTGGTCCACAGCCGGCCGAACAGCTCCTCGACCCGGATCCTGGCCTGCCGGCAGAACACGTCGGCCAGTTGCTGCGCCTCGCGGCCGTGGTCGCCGGTCTCCTGCAGGTACTCGGCGCGTACGCAGGCGGCGCTCATCGCGAACAGCTCGGCGCCGATGTCGACGATCCGGCCGAGGAAGCCCTGCTTGGTCTCCATCCGGCCCTGCCAGCGGGACATCGCGTAGAAGGTGGAGCGGGCGAGCTTGCGCGAGGTCCGCTCGACGTACCGCAGATGACCGGCCAGCCGGCCGAACTCCTGGTACGTGCGCGGGAGTTGACCGGGTCCGGCGACCAGCTTGGGCAGCCAGCGGGCGTAGAACTGGCCCGCCTTGGCGGCCGCCTTGCCCTTGTCGGCGAGGCTCTTGTCGGGGTCGATGAGGTCGCCGGCGACGGACAGATGAGCATCCACCGCCTCCCGGGCGATCAGCAGGTGCATGATCTCGGTCGAGCCCTCGAAGATCCGGTTGATGCGCATGTCGCGCAGCATCTGCTCGGCCGGTACGGCGCGTTCCCCGCGGGCGGCGAGCGAGGGGGCGGTCTCGAAGCCGCGGCCGCCGCGGATCTGGACCAGCTCGTCGGCCATCAGCCAGCCCATCTCGGAGCCGTAGAGCTTGGCGAGCGCGGCCTCGATGCGGATGTCGTTGCGGTTCTCGTCGGCCATCTGGGAGGAGAGGTCGACGACCGCTTCGAGGGCGAAGGTGGTGGCGGCGATGAAGGAGATCTTGGCGCCGACGGCCTCGTGCTTGGCGATCGGCCGGCCCCACTGCTCGCGGGCCGCGGACCACTCGCGGGCGATCTTCAGGCACCACTTGCCGGAGCCGACGCACATCGCGGGCAGCGAGAGCCGCCCGGTGTTGAGCGTGGTCAGGGCGATCTTCAGGCCGGCGCCCTCGGGGCCGATGCGGTTCGCCGCGGGGACCCGGACCCGGTGGAAGCGGGTGACGCCGTTCTCCAGGCCGCGCAGGCCCATGAAGGCGTTGCGGTTCTCGACCGTGATGCCGGCCGAGTCGGCCTCGACGACGAAGGCGGTGATGCCGCCCTTGTGGCCGTCGGAGGCGGGTACCCGCGCCATGACCACCAGCAGGTCGGCGACCACGCCGTTGGTGGTCCACAGTTTCACCCCGTCGAGGACGTAGTCCTCGCCGTCCGGCACGGCGGTGGTCGCGAGCCGGGCCGGGTCCGAGCCGACGTCGGGCTCGGTCAGCAGGAACGCCGAGATGTCCGTACGGGCCAGCCGCGGCAGGAAGGTCTCCTTCTGCTGCTGGGTGCCGAACAGCTTCAGCGGCTGCGGCACACCGATCGACTGGTGCGCGGAGAGCAGCGCGCCGACGGCGGGGCTGGCGGAGCCGACCAGCGACAGGGCGCGGTTGTAGTAGACCTGGGTGAGCCCGAGGCCGCCGTACTTCGGGTCGATCTTCATGCCGAGCGCACCGAGATCCTTGAGCCCGTCGACGACCTCGTCCGGGATCTGTCCCTCACGCTCGATCCGGGCGCCGTCGATCTCCGTCTCGCAGAACTCCCGCAGCGTGGCGAGGAACTTCTCGCCGCGGCGCACGTCATCGATCGCCGGCGTGGGGTGCGGATGGATGAGGTCGAGCCGGAAGCGCCCCAGGAACAGCTCCTTGGCGAAGCTGGGCTTGCGCCAGTCCTGCTCACGGGCCGCCTCGGCGACCTGGCGTGCTTCGCGCTCGGAGACGTTGCGGATGGATGGAGCGGTCATCAGGAGCTCACCTCGCCGCGGAATCGGGAGTTCTGCGCCGGCGGGCCGGTCGGGCCGCTGGAACAGCGCTAC
The sequence above is a segment of the Streptomyces lydicus genome. Coding sequences within it:
- a CDS encoding GNAT family N-acetyltransferase gives rise to the protein MLTTPAIKVLEPGELDDALAVLDRDPVANAFVAARVQIAGLDPWRLGGEMWGWYADGRLESLCYAGANLVPVCATPEAVRGFAERARRQGRRCSSIVGPAGPTSELWSLLEPAWGPAREIRAHQPLMVTTAPSAEIAPDPYVRRIRKNEMDLIMPACVAMFTEEVGISPMAGDGGLLYQARVAELVGAGRSFARVEDGKVIFKAEIGAATQRACQIQGVWVDPAYRGKGLSETGMAAVLRYALSDVAPVVSLYVNDFNTAARASYRRVGFEEVGAFMSVLF
- the ispG gene encoding flavodoxin-dependent (E)-4-hydroxy-3-methylbut-2-enyl-diphosphate synthase; this encodes MTAISLGMPDVPTKLADRRVSRKIHVGPVAVGGDAPVSVQSMTTTRTSDIGATLQQIAELTASGCQIVRVACPTQDDADALPVIARKSQIPVIADIHFQPKYVFAAIDAGCAAVRVNPGNIKQFDDKVKEIAKAAGDAGTPIRIGVNAGSLDRRLLQKYGKATPEALVESALWEASLFEEHGFRDIKISVKHNDPVVMVNAYRQLAAQCDYPLHLGVTEAGPAFQGTIKSAVAFGALLSEGIGDTIRVSLSAPPAEEVKVGISILESLNLRQRRLEIVSCPSCGRAQVDVYKLADEVTAGLEGMEVPLRVAVMGCVVNGPGEAREADLGVASGNGKGQIFVKGEVIKTVPESKIVETLIEEALKIAEQMEKDGVASGEPVVTAAG
- a CDS encoding M50 family metallopeptidase, whose amino-acid sequence is MTTWMTILGIVVFVVGLLFSIAWHELGHLSTAKMFGIRVPQYMVGFGPTIFSRRKGDTEYGIKAIPLGGYIRMIGMFPPGDDGKLQARSTSPFRGMIEDARSAAFEELQPGDEKRLFYTRKPWKRVIVMFAGPFMNLILAVVIFMSVLMGFGINTQTTQVGSVSDCVISAAAKTDKCPQGAKDSPAKAAGLRAGDKIVSFNGHAVPDWGTLQQQIRDTTGPATLVVERHGARRTLHADLIENKVAKTDGHGGYLPGQFVTAGFLGFTPASGVVQQSFGQSVDRMGNMVEQGVSSLVNLPAKVPDLWNAAFNGGERKQDSPMGVVGAARVGGEVFSLNIPPEQRVATMLFLVAGFNLSLFLFNMLPLLPLDGGHIAGAVWEAIRRAFAKIVRRPDPGPFDVAKLMPVAYVVAGIFICFTLLVLVADVVNPVKLT
- the dxr gene encoding 1-deoxy-D-xylulose-5-phosphate reductoisomerase, which encodes MTDSLAHPHLRFEPASGAPDGPRGIVILGSTGSIGTQAIDIVRRNPDRFRVTALSAAGGRTDLLAEQAHQLRVDTVAVAREDALPALRAALAERYGAGEPLPEILAGPDAATELAASECHTVLNGITGSIGLAPTLAALKAGRVLALANKESLIVGGPLVKAVAKPGQIIPVDSEHSALFQALAGGERAEVRKLVVTASGGPFRGRTKRELAEVTPEQALAHPTWSMGPVVTINSATLVNKGLEVIEAHLLFDVPFDRIEVVVHPQSYIHSMVEFTDGSTLAQASPPDMRMPIALGIGWPERVPDAAPGVDWTTARTWEFFPLDASAFPSVPLACHVGELGGTAPAVFNAANEECVDAFLKGGLPFTGIVDTVADVVAEHGKPARGTSLTVADVLEAETWARARARELAARAARTPSEARA